The following are from one region of the Pirellulales bacterium genome:
- a CDS encoding fatty acid desaturase encodes MATIDSETLLEEDVAVSDDPTALKPADERTLEWPESTVNPVQVRWRYALGIPLIHALACLAFFPYFFSWTGVVLAVLGLYVFGTLGINLCYHRLLTHQGFVMPKRLEHLLAILGVCTLQDTPACWVAMHRIHHRHSDERPDPHSPLVTFLWGHCGWLMFKNREFLNVNYYQRFTRDLLRDPFYLKLERGAKWLYVYLGSMLFFYGIGFAIGAASGGLAAGVQFGASLMVWGVFVRTVVTWHITWSVNSVTHVWGYRNYETSDNSRNNVLVGLWSNGEGWHNNHHADQRAAAHGHKWWEFDVTWLTIRLLEKIGLIRDVIRPRSWQEPKTRPAPGA; translated from the coding sequence ATGGCCACGATTGATTCCGAAACGCTCCTCGAAGAGGACGTTGCCGTCTCGGACGACCCGACCGCGCTGAAGCCCGCCGACGAGCGCACGCTCGAATGGCCCGAGTCGACGGTCAATCCCGTTCAAGTCCGCTGGCGGTACGCGCTGGGCATTCCGCTGATTCACGCGTTGGCGTGTCTTGCGTTCTTTCCGTACTTCTTCAGTTGGACCGGCGTCGTGCTGGCCGTGTTGGGGTTGTACGTGTTCGGCACGCTGGGGATCAACTTGTGTTATCACCGCCTGCTGACCCATCAGGGGTTCGTGATGCCGAAGCGGCTGGAGCACTTGCTGGCGATCCTCGGCGTCTGCACGCTGCAAGACACGCCGGCCTGCTGGGTCGCGATGCACCGGATCCATCACCGCCACAGCGACGAGCGACCCGACCCCCACAGCCCGCTGGTGACGTTCTTGTGGGGGCACTGCGGGTGGTTGATGTTCAAGAATCGCGAGTTTCTGAACGTCAACTACTATCAGCGTTTCACCCGCGATCTGCTGCGAGACCCGTTCTATCTCAAGCTGGAACGGGGAGCCAAGTGGTTGTACGTCTATCTTGGCAGCATGCTTTTCTTTTACGGAATCGGCTTCGCGATCGGGGCCGCCTCGGGAGGGCTTGCCGCGGGGGTTCAATTCGGCGCCAGTTTAATGGTGTGGGGCGTCTTTGTGCGAACGGTCGTTACGTGGCACATCACCTGGAGCGTCAACTCGGTGACCCACGTGTGGGGCTATCGCAACTACGAGACGAGCGACAACAGCCGCAACAACGTGCTGGTGGGCCTGTGGAGCAACGGCGAGGGGTGGCACAACAACCACCACGCCGACCAGCGCGCCGCCGCTCACGGCCACAAGTGGTGGGAGTTCGACGTCACCTGGTTGACGATTCGTCTGTTGGAAAAAATCGGCTTGATTCGCGACGTCATCCGTCCCCGATCGTGGCAGGAACCGAAGACCAGACCCGCCCCCGGCGCATGA